One Rosa chinensis cultivar Old Blush chromosome 5, RchiOBHm-V2, whole genome shotgun sequence genomic region harbors:
- the LOC112201495 gene encoding E3 ubiquitin-protein ligase WAV3 isoform X1, with product MNSSEAASDQNNCGICRSSLTRRLSEAIFTAECSHVFHYHCILKNVQQGNLCCPVCQAKWNKDNVPFQVPPPQNNNSGTIPCHFTFPSQQPPHWFYPQYSSMPEPEYPPEPPTFSDDEPLPSCTSSIQSSAPQNITVKTHTESSAISSAESIPNFPVLVSILAPPLQDSEGHGRTPIDLVTVLDVSGSMEGTKLSLLKQAVTFVIQNLGPSDRLSVVSFSSSCRRVFPLQRMSVDGHESAILAIESLRAGGATNIAEGLKKGIKVLEDRRERNPVSSIILLSDGIDTYNRTANRLLNQLPDSIRSSNMQHEIPVHTFGFGYDHDPNIMHAISDLSGGTFSFIESVGMIQDSFALCIGGLLSVVAQEVRLTVRSASPGVKILAIPSGRHVNEISDEGQQGVVHVGNMYAEEEKQFLVYLLVPESSGPYTKMSLLDVLCMYKDLASNELIRVQGEKMEILRPEVCSPAEKAVSLEVDRQRNRILVAEAIAEAQRLAEMGNIEGAQALLAQRKEILLTSPASQAGDYHSNLFETELREIMDRMASMKLYKQTGRAYALAGISSHKSQRASARGDTRASCLNSGSVVSRKRGPRSRNSTYSFAPGELGQPPAAVGAFETPAMVRMVRKSQNRNQPGPY from the exons ATGAATTCGTCTGAGGCTGCATCTGATCAA AACAATTGCGGAATTTGCAGGAGTAGCCTGACAAGAAGGCTAAGCGAAGCCATCTTCACTGCTGAGTGCTCGCACGTTTTCCACTACCATTGCATTCTCAAAAATGTCCAGCAAGGAAATCTTTGCTGCCCTGTCTGCCAAGCAAAGTGGAATAAGGATAATGTACCTTTCCAGGTTCCCCCTCCTCAGAACAACAACTCGGGCACAATCCCTTGTCACTTCACATTCCCATCACAGCAGCCACCCCATTGGTTCTATCCTCAGTACTCATCCATGCCAGAACCCGAGTACCCTCCTGAGCCACCTACCTTCTCTGACGATGAACCTCTCCCATCGTGCACCTCATCCATTCAATCCTCTGCCCCGCAGAATATAACAGTCAAGACTCATACAGAGTCATCTGCTATCTCTTCTGCAGAATCAATCCCAAATTTTCCTGTCCTTGTCAGCATTCTTGCACCACCCCTTCAGGATTCTGAGGGCCATGGTCGTACGCCCATTGACCTTGTGACAGTTCTGGATGTCAGTGGCAGCATGGAAGGCACAAAGCTTTCCCTACTCAAGCAAGCTGTCACATTTGTCATACAAAACTTGGGGCCTTCGGATAGACTTTCTGTAGTTTCATTCTCATCAAGTTGTAGAAGAGTCTTTCCTCTCCAGAGAATGTCTGTTGATGGCCATGAAAGTGCCATCCTAGCCATTGAGTCTCTTAGAGCAGGTGGTGCAACTAACATTGCTGAAGGACTCAAGAAAGGAATTAAGGTCCTTGAAGATCGAAGGGAAAGAAACCCAGTTTCCAGTATCATCCTCTTATCTGATGGCATAGATACATACAATCGAACTGCAAACAGACTGTTGAACCAGTTGCCTGATTCGATTCGTTCTAGCAACATGCAACATGAAATCCCAGTCCACACATTTGGATTTGGCTACGACCATGATCCCAACATTATGCATGCTATATCTGATCTGTCAGGTGGCACCTTTTCATTCATTGAATCAGTTGGAATGATACAAGACTCCTTTGCTCTGTGTATTGGTGGTCTTCTCAGTGTTGTGGCTCAGGAAGTTCGCCTAACAGTAAGGTCAGCATCGCCTGGGGTGAAGATTTTAGCAATACCATCAGGGAGACACGTGAATGAGATTTCTGATGAGGGTCAACAAGGTGTTGTTCACGTTGGAAATATGTACGCAGAAGAGGAGAAACAATTTCTGGTCTACCTCTTAGTTCCAGAATCCTCAGGTCCGTATACTAAGATGTCATTGTTAGATGTGTTATGCATGTACAAAGATCTAGCTTCCAATGAACTCATCCGGGTGCAAGGTGAGAAAATGGAGATACTGAGACCCGAGGTTTGTTCCCCTGCAGAAAAGGCAGTGTCTTTGGAGGTTGATCGGCAGCGGAACAGAATTTTGGTGGCCGAAGCTATTGCTGAGGCACAAAGGTTGGCTGAGATGGGAAATATTGAGGGTGCACAGGCTCTATTGGCTCAACGGAAAGAAATTCTCTTAACATCTCCAGCATCCCAAGCTGGGGATTATCACAGTAATTTGTTTGAAACTGAGCTTAGAGAAATCATGGATAGAATGGCATCTATGAAGTTGTATAAACAAACCGGGCGTGCTTACGCTCTTGCAGGAATCAGTTCCCATAAATCACAACGGGCCAGTGCTAGGGGTGACACAAGAGCTTCCTGTCTCAATTCGGGTTCAGTTGTCTCCAGGAAGAGGGGTCCCCGTAGTCGCAACAGTACCTACAGTTTTGCTCCAGGAGAGTTGGGTCAACCACCTGCCGCAGTTGGTGCTTTCGAAACACCTGCTATGGTCAGAATGGTAAGAAAATCACAGAATAGAAATCAACCTGGGCCATACTAA
- the LOC112201495 gene encoding E3 ubiquitin-protein ligase WAV3 isoform X2: MNNCGICRSSLTRRLSEAIFTAECSHVFHYHCILKNVQQGNLCCPVCQAKWNKDNVPFQVPPPQNNNSGTIPCHFTFPSQQPPHWFYPQYSSMPEPEYPPEPPTFSDDEPLPSCTSSIQSSAPQNITVKTHTESSAISSAESIPNFPVLVSILAPPLQDSEGHGRTPIDLVTVLDVSGSMEGTKLSLLKQAVTFVIQNLGPSDRLSVVSFSSSCRRVFPLQRMSVDGHESAILAIESLRAGGATNIAEGLKKGIKVLEDRRERNPVSSIILLSDGIDTYNRTANRLLNQLPDSIRSSNMQHEIPVHTFGFGYDHDPNIMHAISDLSGGTFSFIESVGMIQDSFALCIGGLLSVVAQEVRLTVRSASPGVKILAIPSGRHVNEISDEGQQGVVHVGNMYAEEEKQFLVYLLVPESSGPYTKMSLLDVLCMYKDLASNELIRVQGEKMEILRPEVCSPAEKAVSLEVDRQRNRILVAEAIAEAQRLAEMGNIEGAQALLAQRKEILLTSPASQAGDYHSNLFETELREIMDRMASMKLYKQTGRAYALAGISSHKSQRASARGDTRASCLNSGSVVSRKRGPRSRNSTYSFAPGELGQPPAAVGAFETPAMVRMVRKSQNRNQPGPY; encoded by the exons ATG AACAATTGCGGAATTTGCAGGAGTAGCCTGACAAGAAGGCTAAGCGAAGCCATCTTCACTGCTGAGTGCTCGCACGTTTTCCACTACCATTGCATTCTCAAAAATGTCCAGCAAGGAAATCTTTGCTGCCCTGTCTGCCAAGCAAAGTGGAATAAGGATAATGTACCTTTCCAGGTTCCCCCTCCTCAGAACAACAACTCGGGCACAATCCCTTGTCACTTCACATTCCCATCACAGCAGCCACCCCATTGGTTCTATCCTCAGTACTCATCCATGCCAGAACCCGAGTACCCTCCTGAGCCACCTACCTTCTCTGACGATGAACCTCTCCCATCGTGCACCTCATCCATTCAATCCTCTGCCCCGCAGAATATAACAGTCAAGACTCATACAGAGTCATCTGCTATCTCTTCTGCAGAATCAATCCCAAATTTTCCTGTCCTTGTCAGCATTCTTGCACCACCCCTTCAGGATTCTGAGGGCCATGGTCGTACGCCCATTGACCTTGTGACAGTTCTGGATGTCAGTGGCAGCATGGAAGGCACAAAGCTTTCCCTACTCAAGCAAGCTGTCACATTTGTCATACAAAACTTGGGGCCTTCGGATAGACTTTCTGTAGTTTCATTCTCATCAAGTTGTAGAAGAGTCTTTCCTCTCCAGAGAATGTCTGTTGATGGCCATGAAAGTGCCATCCTAGCCATTGAGTCTCTTAGAGCAGGTGGTGCAACTAACATTGCTGAAGGACTCAAGAAAGGAATTAAGGTCCTTGAAGATCGAAGGGAAAGAAACCCAGTTTCCAGTATCATCCTCTTATCTGATGGCATAGATACATACAATCGAACTGCAAACAGACTGTTGAACCAGTTGCCTGATTCGATTCGTTCTAGCAACATGCAACATGAAATCCCAGTCCACACATTTGGATTTGGCTACGACCATGATCCCAACATTATGCATGCTATATCTGATCTGTCAGGTGGCACCTTTTCATTCATTGAATCAGTTGGAATGATACAAGACTCCTTTGCTCTGTGTATTGGTGGTCTTCTCAGTGTTGTGGCTCAGGAAGTTCGCCTAACAGTAAGGTCAGCATCGCCTGGGGTGAAGATTTTAGCAATACCATCAGGGAGACACGTGAATGAGATTTCTGATGAGGGTCAACAAGGTGTTGTTCACGTTGGAAATATGTACGCAGAAGAGGAGAAACAATTTCTGGTCTACCTCTTAGTTCCAGAATCCTCAGGTCCGTATACTAAGATGTCATTGTTAGATGTGTTATGCATGTACAAAGATCTAGCTTCCAATGAACTCATCCGGGTGCAAGGTGAGAAAATGGAGATACTGAGACCCGAGGTTTGTTCCCCTGCAGAAAAGGCAGTGTCTTTGGAGGTTGATCGGCAGCGGAACAGAATTTTGGTGGCCGAAGCTATTGCTGAGGCACAAAGGTTGGCTGAGATGGGAAATATTGAGGGTGCACAGGCTCTATTGGCTCAACGGAAAGAAATTCTCTTAACATCTCCAGCATCCCAAGCTGGGGATTATCACAGTAATTTGTTTGAAACTGAGCTTAGAGAAATCATGGATAGAATGGCATCTATGAAGTTGTATAAACAAACCGGGCGTGCTTACGCTCTTGCAGGAATCAGTTCCCATAAATCACAACGGGCCAGTGCTAGGGGTGACACAAGAGCTTCCTGTCTCAATTCGGGTTCAGTTGTCTCCAGGAAGAGGGGTCCCCGTAGTCGCAACAGTACCTACAGTTTTGCTCCAGGAGAGTTGGGTCAACCACCTGCCGCAGTTGGTGCTTTCGAAACACCTGCTATGGTCAGAATGGTAAGAAAATCACAGAATAGAAATCAACCTGGGCCATACTAA